CGCGAGCGGGGCCGGCGACCTGAACATCGAGAATGGCCGACTCTTTGTCATCCCCGGCCTGATGGACGCGATGAATCTCGCAACAGGAAAGTCCATCTCCTTCATGGATGACGCCACCAAGCACACCCTCAACGCGAATTTCAATATCACCGGCCAGGGAATCCAGGTCACGCAGTCACACATCGTGGCCAGCGCGCTCGACGCCCGCGCGACCGGCTTGATCGACTGGCACATGGATCTCCACATGACCGCGACCGCCAATCCGATCGCCGCGGTAACACAACCGCTCGGCGCCGTCGGACGCATCATCGGCAACATGACCAAGGAAGTGATTCAATACCAGATCACCGGCAAAGTCGGCGATCCCAAGGTCTCCGTGAAGCCCTTCGGCCTCGGCGGCAATTGACCGTCTCCACACATCCGCCATCCGAAATCCGATATCCCACATCCGCCATGCCTTCCCCCCGCCTCATCCTTCTCGGTCTCCGCACCAGCGGCAAAACGACGCTCGGCGCGCGCGCCGCGCAATCGCTCGGTCTTCCGTTCCTCGATCTCGATGACCTCACCGCCCGCGTGCTCAATCAACCCTCGGCGGGAGACGCGATCCGCAATCTCGGCCTCCCCGCGTTCCGCGCCGGCGAAGTGCGCGCGCTGTCAATGCCCGAAGCAACTTCGGTCGGTGTTCTTTCTCTCGGCGGCGGCACACCCACCGATCCCGTCGCGCGCGCCGCTCTCGCCGCCCTGCAGAAAGCCGGCTCGCGCATCATCTACCTGCGCGCAACACCCGCGACGCTCAAGTCCCGAATGTCCGCGACCGATCTCGCCACGCGCCCGAGCCTGACCGGCAAGAACCCGATCGACGAAGTCGATCAGATCTTCCGCGAGCGCGATCCGCTCTTCAAAGAAGTCGCCGACACCACGATCGACGTGGACTCCATGTCCGAGGATTCCGCGCTCGCTTCGGTCCTTGCTACATTGAGTTGATGTCTTCAGTCGCAACACGTCTTCAACCCTTCGGCACGACCATCTTCACCGAGATGACCGCGCTCGCGATCAAGCACAACGCGGTGAACCTCGCGCAGGGTTTCCCGGACTTCGATGGCCCACAGCTCGCGAAAGATGCAGCGAAAGCCGCGATCGACGCCGGTCATTCTCAATATGCCCGGATGTTCGGCGTGCCCAAGCTCAACGCCGCGATCGCGCGCGCGTTCGCCGCGCGCACGAATGTCCCGATCGATCCCGATGCGAACGTCACCGTCACGAGCGGGTGCACCGAGGCGCTTCCCGCTGCTTTTCTCGGGCTTGTGAACAGCGGCGACGAGGTGATTCTCTTCGAGCCTTTTTACGATTCCTACAGAGCGTGCGTCGCGCTCGCGGGTGCGACGCCGAAGTTCGTGACGCTGCGGCCTGATTCTTCGGGTCGATTCGGGTTCGATGAGCGCGAGCTCGAGCGCGCGTTCACGAAGCGCACCCGCGCGATCCTGGTGAACACGCCGCACAATCCGACGGGGAAAGTGTTCACGCGTGCGGAGCTGGAGAGCATCGCGCGGCTGTGTGCGAAGCACAACACCATCGCGATCACCGACGAGGTGTACGAGCATCTCACGTATGAGCCCGCGCTGCCTCATATATCGCTCGCGTCGTTGCCCGGTATGTGGGAGCGCACGGTGACGCTCTCGTCGCTCGGAAAATCGTTCAGTCTGACCGGTTGGAAAATCGGATGGGCGATCGCGCCGGCGCACCTGACAGCCGGAGTGAGGGCGGCGCACCAGTTCCTGACTTTCGCGACGGCGACGCCACTCCAGCACGGCGCCGCGGCGGTGATCGAGAACCCGGGCCCGATCGTGAACGAGTATCGCGCGCTCTTCCGAAGGAATCGCGACGTGCTCGGCGCGGCGCTCGCGAAACTCGGCTTCGAAGCGTTCCCATCCGACGGAACGTACTTCATCATGGCGGATCACACCGAGGTGAGCAGGCGCCTCGGCGCGAGCGACGATCGCGACCTGTGCCACAAGCTCATCGAGCGCTGCGGCGTCGCGGCGATCCCGCCGAGTGTGTTCTATGAAAATAGAGAGCATGGCAAATCCTTTGTGCGGTTTGCGTATTGCAAGAAAGCGGAGACGATCGATGAGGCGGTGAAGCGGCTCGCGCGACTTGCCACTTGAGTGGCGCGATCTCAGGGATGTTTTCCGCCGGATGCCGCGGCGGCGATCCCGAGAATCCCGACCACGAAGATCAGCCAGACCAAGCCGATCAACAGGCCGAGCGCGTGCAGGCAGACGCTCACGATGCCACAGATCTTTCCGGCCTGGGTTGTGCCGCGGCCGGTCGATTGCATCATGCCGCGGTCCATGAGCGCGAGATCGCGGTTGGCCATGGTCCACGCGATGATCCCGAGGATCCAGCCCGCGCACCCGATGAGGAGCGAGAGGATGCCGAGCGCGAGGATGATGCCGCTGCGATCGGGCTGCTTGAATTGCTCGGCCGGCACGGGCGTATTCGGTTCGTTGTTCATCGTGGTACTTTCTCTCATGAGCTTATCAGATGGATGCCGCATCGAAAACTCTGGTTGAAGAACTGCGCGGGTTTCTGACCGTTGCGCGAGAGGCATCGGACGCGCGCGCGGCGCTGCGGCCGCATGTACGGGCGTTTGGGCGGAACGCCTCGCGGCCTCTTTCGCTCCTTGCGTTCGGCAAGGCATCGCTCGAGATGATGGATGAGGCCGTTCAGATTCTGGGCGAGAGGGTTGTGCGCGGCATCGCGACGGTCGTTCCCGAGCGGCTTGCTGCATTGGCGCGCGAGAGAGAAGAAGCGATTCGCGCGTGCGGGGTGCGGCTCTTGCCCGCGGATCATCCGCTGCCGACTAAGCGCAATGTGGCCGCGGCGGGTGAAGTGCGGGACTTTGTTTCGTCGCTGGCTCCCGCGGATTCGTTGCTCGTGCTTGTATCGGGCGGGGGCAGTGCGCATCTCACGCTGCCGGCGCGGGGACTCACACTCGACAACTTGCGCGATGCGACGCGGGCGCTGCAGCGCGCGGGGCGCACCATCAACGAATTGAACTGCGTTCGCAAGCATTGTGAGCAACTCAAAGGCGGGCGGCTCGCGGCGCTCTCTCGCGCGGGGGAGGCGCGGGTGCTCGTTCTTTCGGATGTGCTCGGCGATCCGCTCGATGTCATCTCGTCGGGGCCGTTTGCTCCGGATTCGACGACTTTCGCCGAGGCGCTCGAAGTTGTTGAGAAGAGCATTGGAGGTGATGCCGCTCCTGAAATCGCGGCGCATCTTCGCCGCGGCACGCGCGGCGAGATCGCGGAAACACCGAAGCAGGGCGACCCGGCCTTTGCTGGCGTAACTACGAGCGTGATCGCGAACAACGCTTCGGTGGTGGATGCACTGTTGGCTCATGCGGAATCGCGCGGGATCAAGGTCGTGGAGATCTGGAAGTCGATCGATGGTGAAGCGAGCGCGATCGCGGCACGGATCGGCGCGGCTGTTCGGTCGATGCCGCACGACAAGCAACGGCGCGCGATCATTGTCGGAGGCGAGTGGACGGTGAAGGTCACCGAGTCGAGCGGGATTGGCGGACCGAGTCAGGAACTGGCGCTGGCGCTCGCGATGCAACTTCGGGGTTTGCCCGCTGCGGCGCTGTGCTTTTCGACCGACGGGGTGGATGGTCCGACCGACGGCGCGGGGGCGATCGTGGATGGAAGGACCATCGATGCCGCGGATGCAGCGGGATTGGACGGCGCTGCGGCGCTTGCGGCGCACGACAGCTACGGGTTCTTCGAAAGGCTTTCCGGCGCAAACCACCTGAAAACCGGCCCGACGGGGACGAACCTGAATCACGTTGTTGTGGTGCTGATCGACTCTCGGTAGGAGGGTGTGGCAATGGGAGGCGGAGTCACGCAGCGGAGCGGCTCGATATTCGGAGTCTCCGGATCGGGGCTGCCGGGTTGTGGGCTTCGGGCACGGATTTGTTTTTGGTAGGCTCTTTTCATGATCACCGGCAGCCTCACCATTCAGCGGCTTCTCAGCTCGATGAAGAAACTCGATGCTTCCGACCTGCACATCAAGGTCGGGATTCCCCCAACCTATCGCATCGGCGGAATACTGCGCGCGGTAGATTCGCCCCCGATCAGCGAAGACGAGGCCGATCATCTGCTCGATCCGATCTTGAGCCAGGTCCAGAAAGAAAAATACGAGACGAGCGGCAACCTGGATTTCTCGGCGAGCCTGCCCGACGGCGATCGGTTCCGCATCAACATCTTCCGCGCGGGTGCGCACACGCACGCGGCGATCCGGCGCGTGAAGGCCGAAATCCCCAGCTACGAGCAGCTCAACCTCCCGCCGATCTATTCCAAACTGGTGGGGGAAACGACCGACGGCCTGATCCTGGTCGTCGGCGTCACCGGCTCGGGCAAGTCGAGCACGCTCGCGGCGATGGTCGAGCAGATCAACCAGACCCGCGCCGAAAACATCATCACGATTGAGGACCCGGTCGAATACCGGCTGATCCCGAAGAAGTCGATCATCAGCCAGCGCGAAATCGGGATCGATGTTTCCGACTACCCAACCGCCCTGCGCTACGTCGTCCGCGAAGACCCGGACGTCGTGATGATCGGCGAACTCCGCGACCACGCCACCGTTCTTGCCGCCATTCAGGCCGCCGAGACCGGCCACCTGGTCTTCGGATCGATGCATACCGCCGACACTATGCAGGCGTTCAGCCGCATGCTCGAATTCTTCCCGACCAGCGAGCGTGCCTTTATCCGCAGCGCGATCGGCAACACCCTCCGCGCCATCTGCGCCCAGAAGCTCCTGCCGGCCCTCGAAGGATTCGGGAACAGCGTCGTTCCCGCGACCGAAGTCCTCCTCGGCACGCCCATCGTCAAGGATAAAATCCGCGAGGGCGAAGACAACGATCTCCCCGCTGTCATCAGCGGCAGCACGGGCGCCGAGCCCGGCGAGGGCATGCATTCCTTCACGCACTCGCTCGCCGCCCTCGTGAAGAAGGAAGCCATCAGCCGCGCCATCGGCATGGACTATTCCCCCAACCGCGAAGCCCTGGACTCGATCCTCAAGGGCGTCGAGGTCAAATCCGCCACGCTTGTCAACCGGCTCAAGAAGCCCGGCGGCTAGCGGCACCGATGACCGTGCAGCGGTGCGGCTATTCTGGGCCCGATGCATTCCTCGGGCTGGTTCGGCATCTCCGTGTTCGTGCTGGAAGCGGTGGTGCGCGCGTTTCTGATCCTGCGCGTGATCATGCGCGGGCTCAAGCCTTCGGTGACGCTGAGCTGGATCATCATCCTCTTTTTCTTTCCGATCGTCGGGCCGCTCGCGTATCTCCTCATCGGTGAGAACAGACTTGGAAACCGGCGGGTGCTCCGGTTCGAGAATCGGACGCGCAATTTCAATGACGAGATCGAAGCGCGTTGGCGCAAGCGAAATCTGCAGTGGAACGCGGACGAAGAGTGCTACGCGGTTCTGGCGAAGCTCGGCACGGCGCTGGGCGGCATGCCGCCATTGAAAGGCAATTCGCTCGAGCTGATGGACGATGCGAACGAGGTTCTCGACAAACTGAAGGCGGACATCGAGAATTCGAAGAAGCACTGCCACTTGCTCTATTACATCTGGATGCCGGAGGGGCGCGGGAAGGAGATCGGCGATGCGCTGATTGCCGCGGCACAGCGGGGCGTGCAGTGCCGCGTGCTGGTTGACTGGGTGGGCGCGAAGAACTTCATCGGTTGCGCGGAATGCCGCAGGATGCGCGAGGCGGGCGTGCAGGTGGTGGGGGCGCTGCCGGCGGGGTTCATCCGGATGCTCTTTGCACGCGTCGATCTTCGGAACCACCGAAAGATTTCGGTGATCGACGGGACGATCGCGTACTGCGGCAGCCAGAACCTGACGGACAAGACGTTCCGCAACAAGCGGCGGAAGAAGGTCGGCCCGTGGATCGATACGACCGTGCGCATCACGGGCCCGGCGGTGCAGGCGCTGCAGACGGTTTTTCTGCGCGACTGGGCGGCGGAGACGGAAGAGAAACTCAAGGACCCGGAAGAGTTCTATCCGGCGGCGCAAAAGACGGGGACTTCGATCGTGCATGTGGTTCCCTCGGGGCCGGGGCCGCAGCCGGATGCGATCCGGCAGGCGCTGCTCGCGGCGGTCTTTTCGGCACGCGAAGAGATCGTGATGGTGACGCCCTACTTCGTGCCGGATGAATCGATGAAGGCGGCGCTCGTGAACGCGTCGCTGCGGGGGGTTTCGGTGACGCTGATCATGCCCGACGCACTCGACGCGCGGTTTGTCGAGGCGGCGAGCCGGGCGCAATTCCAGGATCTGCTGGACGCGGGCGTGAACATCGCGCTGCACCCGGAGGGATTGCTGCACGCCAAGACGGCGACGGTCGATCGCCATCTCGGGATGGTGGGGTCGGCGAATCTGGATATGCGCTCCTTCTGGCTGAACTTTGAGATCACGCTGTTCGTGTACGACGCGGACTTCACGGAGGATCTGCGAAGGCAGCAGCGCCGGTATTTGAAGGAATCGAACCCGGTGACGGCGAAGCAGTGGAGAGAGAGGCCGTGGGTGGAGCGGTTTGCGGACAACATCGCGCAGTTGGCGGGGCCGATCTTGTGAATCGGAAGAAAGAGATTCACCACAGAGAACACAGAGAACACAGAGAAGAAATTGGACGGGGAAGGCGAAGACAAGAAAGGCAAAGAAGTTCACCACGGAGGCGCAGAGGCACAGAGAAGGAACGGAGTGGGGGAGAGGCAGGTGAGTCAGTGACTTTCACCACAGAGGACACAAAGAGCACGAAGGGCACGGAGAGGAGATGAAGAGGGGAGCAGGGGAAGAGGTGAAGAGATGAAGAGGGGAGCAGGGGAAGAGGGGAAGAGGGGAAGAGGGGAAGAGGGGAGCAGGTGAGCAGGTGAAGAGGTGGGGAGGTGAGCAGGTGAACGCGTGAATAGCGCGATCAGGCGAAGAGGGTGGCTTGACCGTCGAGGGTGGGGCGGCGGAAGGCTTCTTCGTTGAGAGCGCTGTGGCGGCCGGTGAGGCCGTGCTTTTTTGAGAAGAGGCGGAAGGTGTCGGCGATTTGTTTCGCGAGCGGGCCTTGGCCGCGCTGGCGGACGAAGTGGCGCGCGTCGTAGAGGTCGCCCCCGTGCATTTCGCGGATGAAGGCTTCGACCTTGGCGGCGCGATCGGGAAAGTGGCGCTGGAGCCATTCGAGGAAGAGGTCTTTGATCTGGTAGGGGAGGCGGAGCATGACCCAGCCGGCGCTGGATGCGCCAGAGGCTGCCGCGGCATCGAGGAGAGCGGGGATTTCGCGGTCGTTGATGCCGGGGATGATCGGGGCGGTCATGACGGTGACGGGGATTCCGGCGCTCGCGATTTCGCGGACGGCAAGAAGGCGGTCGCGCGGGCTCGAGGCGCGGGGCTCCATGACCGAGGCGAGATCGTTCTCGAGGCTGGTGATGCTGATCGCGACGTGGACGGCGCGGTGCTCGTGCAGGCGCTTGAGCAGGTCGAGATCGCGCAGGATGAGTCTGTTCTTGGTGATGATGCCGACGGCCTGGCGGCACTCGACCATCACTTCGAGGCAGCGGCGGGTGATCCCGAGTTCGCGCTCGATGGGCTGATAGCAATCGGTGACGCCGGACATCGTGATCGTTTCGCCCCGCCAGCTTTTTTTGGCGAGCTCGCGCCGGAGCAGCGCGGGCGCATCGTGCTTTGCGAGGATGACGGTCTCGAAATCGAGCCCGCTCGACATGCCGAGGTATTCGTGGCCGGGGCGGGCGTAGCAGTAGATGCAGCCGTGCTCGCAGCCCCGGTAGGGGTTGACGGTCCACTTCATCGAGAGGTCGGGGGAATCGACGGGGTTGATGAAGGACTTGGTGCGGTCGGGGAGGATGCGCGTTTTGATCTGTGTGCCGCCGGGGGCTTCGGCGTGCACTTCATCGAGGTATTCGCCCAGGACGTGGAGGCGGACGGTTTCGAAGCGGTTGCCGGGGTTGATGCCGGAGCCGCGGCCACGGGCGGGGCCTGCGGGGAGAGCGTCCTTGAGGGTGTGGTCGTGCGAGGGCACGAGGGGTAGGATACCAAATGGAGACCGAACTGTCAAGAAGGGTTTTGATCGATTGGGGGGGGGCTGGAGGTAAGTGACGGTGGGGGCGGTACTTCGAGATGGGATGATGCGCAGATGAACTTGTACTACTCGCTTGGGGGCAGGTCAGGCGGACCCGAAGTCAGGGTCGCCTGACGCCTTCTTGCCTTGGAGCGATCTTTGTTGCAGCAGCTTCGCGACCGGCGGATTTACCGCATGTTCTGGAATAACCACCTTATCGCCCGGATGGATCAACATCGAATCGATATCGTGCTCGCCAATCTGCCATGCCTCGCGTACAACAAGCTCGTGCTTTTCGATTCCATGATCGGTTTCGGGCACGGACAAACTGCCAGTCCTTCCATCTACAGGAACCAACAGATATGTTCCGTGCTTGTGATATGCCCCAAGAAATTCATTCAAGTTGAAATGCGACGATGGGTGCATCTGATGCGACCGGGAATTCACGACCCAGTATCCGCGTCCTCCTTTGGGGCCAAGTTCACGTTTCGGCCCGATGCCCACGCGATAGCTGGCCGGGTCTTCCGTTGAAACGCCGCGAACAATTACCACGCGAAGGTCGTCGTTTGCATCCACCCTCCCCCACCGTTGAATCCATTCCGCAAATATCTGCCGTCCGCTGGCGATATCGCGAAAGATCAGCCCCATCATCGGCGGTGCGGCATTGGAGCTTTCCCAGATATAACCGATTCCGCTCCAGCCCGCTTTGTTCCAGAGATCTTCGTGGATGACAGAGTAAAGCGTGACGTCTTTGGGTCGAAATGCAGCCTTTGGATTGAAATCTTTCGTTTCGTTTGACGCAACTGGGGAGATATCCAAGCCATCGAACCAGCTTTTCGTTCGTGTCAGCGGAAACTCGGGAATTTCAGGCGACACCCAATCGGCCGACCTGCTCTTTCGTGCGCCTCCGAAGACATTGCCCATGTGGTTAAGGCTTGTCGCAAAATTCAAAGACCGGTCCATTACCTTTTCGTCGCGGAACATCTTTGTCAAAGTTTCTTCGAACTCTTGAATCAGAAACGCCCGAGGAATTAAGTTGCCGATCAGTTCGCCCAACTTGTCCTTGAACGCGATTTGAAACTCTGCCGTCGTAGATTGTGCATCCCACGTGCCACAAGCGACGTCGACGTATGGCATCGATTCTCTGGTGCTGAATTCCATTGCAAATGGGGAGGGGCCATCGGGTGAAAGACGCACTCGAATCAGAACTTTGGGCTCCCTGGCGACGACATTTTGGATGCTTGCCGTTGCTATCACCGCCTCCATCGTGGCCAGAATCGATTCCGTGATCTCGACGCAAGGCGTTTCATTGTCGCTTTGCACTTCTAACTCACATCCCAGCAAATGGGTTGTCATGCGAAGAAGTGCGGATTCGCCCAAGCATGGCGTTGAGGGAAGTTCCGAAGCGGCGGGCTGACGGAGCCATTGCGTAAAGAAGTCTTTAAGGTCGCCAACACCAGCGTCGCCACCAAATATTTTGTGTGCGTCGGCTTCATGGCCCAATGCAAAAAGAAGTGCCGCACTAGCCGGTTCAAGGCCAAGCTCTCCAAGCAAAATCGGAAATCTGGAAAGGCGAGGCAATTCGTCGATGGGGGTGCGTAGCAGCAGTATTCCAAGAATGGCCTGAAAGTCCATATGCCCATCGGGAAGCTTCGATTCTGGCAAACCTTTCCGAAGCAGCACGTCTCTTGAAATGCCGTCCAGTTCGTGCCAAGCCAAGAGTTGCGGCAATCTTCCAAGCTGCAGTTCAATCCATTTTAACCTGTTGTAGCAGCCAACATGAAACGGTACGAGGTCGCCAGGGCCTTTGATACCCGCTGAGGCAATCGAAGCCGCAGTCAACACCGATCCGCGAGCCGCCCAAAGCAGTCCCAATTCCTCGTAGGCCCGGCCACACGCATACAGAGCGAACATCAAATCTTCACGCGTTTCATCTTTGTACAGGCGGCTAAGACCAAGGCCAAGCGAGCGAATGGCACCTCGGGGGTCGCCGTTCATCGCCTGTTGCAGTCCGCGTTTCATATGTAGTTTGGCCGCAGCGATTTCTCCCGACCGTTGTTCCACCAAAGCCGCTAATGCCGTGTGCAGTTCTCCGTATGCGGGTCTATCGCCAAAGGGGGTGCCAAGTTCCGTGACGATGTCCACCAGCATTTGGACAGGAAACCCCAGCAATCCCGTTACCTTGGATGCGGCGGCCGTAAGTCTCACAAGCAGAGCGTCGACGTTGCTTGGCTCGGCAACCGGCAATTCCAAGCCGATTGCATGTGTTTCGGCCAAGAGAGCTGCACTTGGGCGTTCCGAATTCTGGGAAATCTTCTCCAGTTGTTTCAACAGTTCCCGTTGTCGTTCAAGAACGCGGGCCTTATCGAAATCCAGCTTGCCCGCTCGACTGGCCGAAAACAAACCCTTCCAAAGCGTCGCGGCGTTTTCAAGTTCCGTGACGTTGTCTGATTGCCCCACCAGACTTTCGTACCGCGAGTATTTCTCCAAGTAACTGTCAAAATCCTCATACCACCAGAATGCGGTGAATGCGTCGTCGTAGGCGGCTCTCAATTGCTGATGCCGACTTCCGTATTTCGTGGCCAGTCGATTTGCTCGAAGTAATAAACCTTCGACGTTTTCACGAGGCTTTTCCAGGCTTCTCGCCAGAAACGCCGCTTCCAAGCAGTCATCAACCAACACGCCCGAAAATTCGCTGGCTTGAATCGCTTTCTCTATCCGTGTCTGGATTTCGTCCAATGCGTCTTGACGCTTAGTGTCGTTCGGCCCCATCTTCGTGAAGCGGCGGAACGACGATTCAATTGCCAGTTCCTTGATTGCTAACTCTTCGCGTTTGCTCGCGAACACGCGTTCCGTAATCCAAGTCCGATCCAGAATTCGGACGTCCAAACCGTGCTTACGGCTAAGGGCATCCTCGACTTCAGCACGAGATTTATCCCGAATGTACTGGTTCGTGATGAAGAACGCTTTCTGGTAGCCACGATCCGTTGCGACCAATTTCGCAACGTCACTCTCGACTTTTTGCTTCCATTGCTTTTTGATGCTGAAAGCGAAAGCCCACCTTTCGTTGCCGGCGACGGTTCCGTTTCCAACGTGCCAGATTTCGGTCAACGCTTCGGCGACCGGATAGGTTTCTGAATCGACTTTGCTATCGCCGCCGCCCGTGGGTCCAGTTTGCGGCAACAAGTTCGGGCAGATTTCAAGCGACGCCAAGCGTCTCGCAAACCGGGCGAAATCGTTTTCTTGGCTTCGGTTTGTCAGGGTGTCAAGATGGGTTTCAAGAATCGCACCATCTAAGCGGCTTTCGACAATTTCCGTCGAATCAGAAAATCTTTCAGGTCGTCTGTTTCTTAAGAACTCTCGTGGCGAGAACGATTCCATGCCACATCCTTTCGAGCGTGCCGCTAGATAATAATAAACTGGGCCTTGATCATTCGTGAATCTAGCCCTGCCCACAACTCTCGGACACCGTTGAGGCTCGGTAATGGTTCGACAGGAGTCCGATCATGGTACGGCGCGTCGCCCCGACCTCGTTTCGATTGTGTTTTTCTTGGTTAAAGCGCTGCGATCCGAAGTCAACGACTTTGAAGCAATGTCCGTGACACACCTGGCCTTGGGGAGAGGCGCACCACTCGCCCAGGGCGGCAAGTGATGGGGCATTATTCGGGCAGGATGCCGCGGTCTCGGAGAACGCTTTCGGCCACGCGTCTTGCGACGGAGCCCGAGACATCGGGCCCTCGAACGTTGGCCGCGAAGACGTAGGTCTTGTCGTCTTTGTGCACCCAGCCGACCCACCAGCCGAGGCTGTCGGATTGATATCGGTGAGAACCCGTCTTGCCGCGGTAGATGAGGCCGTCTTGTTCGCGCTGAATCAGGCATTCGGAGACGATTTCCATGGATCGGGCCGAGAGGGGCAGATCATTTCGGCAGAGGCGGGAGAGGAAGGCGACTTGCTCGTCGGCGGAAATCTTGAGCGAAGACCCGAGCCAGAACTGGGTGAGTCCACCCGAAAGGTCTTTGTTGCCGTAGTTGATCGAATCGACGTAGCGCTGCTCACGCGCGAGCCCGAGCCTTCGGGCGACCTCTTGAAAATACCAGACGACGGAGTATTTGATCGCGGATTTGAGCGTGTGATCGCGGTTGAGCTCGGTGCGGTCGCGAGCGACACCGTCCCATTGGATGGTGGAGTCGGCGTCGGCGAGTATGCCGCTGTCGAGCGCGAAGAGCGCGTGGGGGATTTTGAACGTGGAACAGGGAGAGCAGCGCTCGGCGCATCGCTCGGGCCGGTATCGGAGAGTCTGTTTGTTCGAGAGTTCGGTCAGGACCATGCAGCCATCGAGGCCTTCGAAGTGCTTCGAGAGGT
The DNA window shown above is from Phycisphaeraceae bacterium and carries:
- a CDS encoding shikimate kinase, which encodes MPSPRLILLGLRTSGKTTLGARAAQSLGLPFLDLDDLTARVLNQPSAGDAIRNLGLPAFRAGEVRALSMPEATSVGVLSLGGGTPTDPVARAALAALQKAGSRIIYLRATPATLKSRMSATDLATRPSLTGKNPIDEVDQIFRERDPLFKEVADTTIDVDSMSEDSALASVLATLS
- a CDS encoding aminotransferase class I/II-fold pyridoxal phosphate-dependent enzyme, translating into MSSVATRLQPFGTTIFTEMTALAIKHNAVNLAQGFPDFDGPQLAKDAAKAAIDAGHSQYARMFGVPKLNAAIARAFAARTNVPIDPDANVTVTSGCTEALPAAFLGLVNSGDEVILFEPFYDSYRACVALAGATPKFVTLRPDSSGRFGFDERELERAFTKRTRAILVNTPHNPTGKVFTRAELESIARLCAKHNTIAITDEVYEHLTYEPALPHISLASLPGMWERTVTLSSLGKSFSLTGWKIGWAIAPAHLTAGVRAAHQFLTFATATPLQHGAAAVIENPGPIVNEYRALFRRNRDVLGAALAKLGFEAFPSDGTYFIMADHTEVSRRLGASDDRDLCHKLIERCGVAAIPPSVFYENREHGKSFVRFAYCKKAETIDEAVKRLARLAT
- a CDS encoding DUF4147 domain-containing protein — protein: MDAASKTLVEELRGFLTVAREASDARAALRPHVRAFGRNASRPLSLLAFGKASLEMMDEAVQILGERVVRGIATVVPERLAALAREREEAIRACGVRLLPADHPLPTKRNVAAAGEVRDFVSSLAPADSLLVLVSGGGSAHLTLPARGLTLDNLRDATRALQRAGRTINELNCVRKHCEQLKGGRLAALSRAGEARVLVLSDVLGDPLDVISSGPFAPDSTTFAEALEVVEKSIGGDAAPEIAAHLRRGTRGEIAETPKQGDPAFAGVTTSVIANNASVVDALLAHAESRGIKVVEIWKSIDGEASAIAARIGAAVRSMPHDKQRRAIIVGGEWTVKVTESSGIGGPSQELALALAMQLRGLPAAALCFSTDGVDGPTDGAGAIVDGRTIDAADAAGLDGAAALAAHDSYGFFERLSGANHLKTGPTGTNLNHVVVVLIDSR
- a CDS encoding PilT/PilU family type 4a pilus ATPase produces the protein MITGSLTIQRLLSSMKKLDASDLHIKVGIPPTYRIGGILRAVDSPPISEDEADHLLDPILSQVQKEKYETSGNLDFSASLPDGDRFRINIFRAGAHTHAAIRRVKAEIPSYEQLNLPPIYSKLVGETTDGLILVVGVTGSGKSSTLAAMVEQINQTRAENIITIEDPVEYRLIPKKSIISQREIGIDVSDYPTALRYVVREDPDVVMIGELRDHATVLAAIQAAETGHLVFGSMHTADTMQAFSRMLEFFPTSERAFIRSAIGNTLRAICAQKLLPALEGFGNSVVPATEVLLGTPIVKDKIREGEDNDLPAVISGSTGAEPGEGMHSFTHSLAALVKKEAISRAIGMDYSPNREALDSILKGVEVKSATLVNRLKKPGG
- the cls gene encoding cardiolipin synthase — translated: MHSSGWFGISVFVLEAVVRAFLILRVIMRGLKPSVTLSWIIILFFFPIVGPLAYLLIGENRLGNRRVLRFENRTRNFNDEIEARWRKRNLQWNADEECYAVLAKLGTALGGMPPLKGNSLELMDDANEVLDKLKADIENSKKHCHLLYYIWMPEGRGKEIGDALIAAAQRGVQCRVLVDWVGAKNFIGCAECRRMREAGVQVVGALPAGFIRMLFARVDLRNHRKISVIDGTIAYCGSQNLTDKTFRNKRRKKVGPWIDTTVRITGPAVQALQTVFLRDWAAETEEKLKDPEEFYPAAQKTGTSIVHVVPSGPGPQPDAIRQALLAAVFSAREEIVMVTPYFVPDESMKAALVNASLRGVSVTLIMPDALDARFVEAASRAQFQDLLDAGVNIALHPEGLLHAKTATVDRHLGMVGSANLDMRSFWLNFEITLFVYDADFTEDLRRQQRRYLKESNPVTAKQWRERPWVERFADNIAQLAGPIL
- a CDS encoding PA0069 family radical SAM protein, which codes for MPSHDHTLKDALPAGPARGRGSGINPGNRFETVRLHVLGEYLDEVHAEAPGGTQIKTRILPDRTKSFINPVDSPDLSMKWTVNPYRGCEHGCIYCYARPGHEYLGMSSGLDFETVILAKHDAPALLRRELAKKSWRGETITMSGVTDCYQPIERELGITRRCLEVMVECRQAVGIITKNRLILRDLDLLKRLHEHRAVHVAISITSLENDLASVMEPRASSPRDRLLAVREIASAGIPVTVMTAPIIPGINDREIPALLDAAAASGASSAGWVMLRLPYQIKDLFLEWLQRHFPDRAAKVEAFIREMHGGDLYDARHFVRQRGQGPLAKQIADTFRLFSKKHGLTGRHSALNEEAFRRPTLDGQATLFA
- a CDS encoding class D beta-lactamase, which codes for MPKSLPFALLLSALLLHACSSITPARQDSTADLSKHFEGLDGCMVLTELSNKQTLRYRPERCAERCSPCSTFKIPHALFALDSGILADADSTIQWDGVARDRTELNRDHTLKSAIKYSVVWYFQEVARRLGLAREQRYVDSINYGNKDLSGGLTQFWLGSSLKISADEQVAFLSRLCRNDLPLSARSMEIVSECLIQREQDGLIYRGKTGSHRYQSDSLGWWVGWVHKDDKTYVFAANVRGPDVSGSVARRVAESVLRDRGILPE